A stretch of DNA from Pseudomonadota bacterium:
AAACCGTCTTCACCCGTGGGGTCGAGGGCCTTCATCTCCTGCAGGCGGTCGACCATCTCGATGGCGGTCCAGAGGGCGAGCTGGGGATGGTCCGGGGTCTCCTTGGCCGCGTTGAACAGCACCATGATCTCATCGCCCACGAACTGCTTCACGGTGCCCTGGTTGCGCCCCACCACCTCGCACATCTCGCTGAAGTAGCGGTTCAGAAGCGTGATGACGCGGTCCGGGGGGAGATGCTCGCAGCGGGTGGTGAAGCCCACGATGTCGACGAACAGGCATGATACCGTCCGGATGCGCCCGCCCTGTGCAAGGGCGTCTTCTTCGCGCTCGGCCATCTCGGCCACGTCTTCCGACACCAGGCGTCCCAGGGTGACGCGCAGGCGCTGGCGCTCAGCCGCCTCTACGTCGCGCTCCTTGCGCAGCGCCTGCTTCTCGGAGATGTCGTCGATGATGAGGGTCGCGCCGATCTGCTCGCCCTCGGAGGTCTTCATGGGAGCGGCGTTGAGCGTGAGCTCGATCTGACCCGCGCCCGCGAAGTGCCCGGAGTGGCTGCGGCCGAGAACGGGCGCGCCCGTCTGCATGGCCTCTTCCATGAGGCCGCTGAACACCTCGGGCGCCCGGCCGTGCAGGGCCTCGCGAATGGGGCGGCGCAGCACGGCGTTGCGCTCGAGGGCGAAGATGCGCTCGGAAGATTGGTTGAAGGCGGTGATGAACCCTTCGGTGTCGACCGCCACGATGCCGCTGCTGAGACTCTCGAAGACCGAGTCGAGGTTCGATTTCATGGCCAGCAGCGAGGTGTACTTGTTGGCGTGGTCGAGGGCGTTGGCCGCCTGACGACCGAACTCGGTCATCATCTCCAGGTCTTCGCGGTTGAAGATGCCGGCCTCTTTCTTGTTGTCGATCCAGACGACGCCGAGAATCTCGTTGTTGCGGGTCACGAGCGGAACGCACAGCACCGATCGAAGCCCCTTGAGCACGACGCTCTGGTTCTGGGCGTAGCGGGGATCGTCCATGGCCGACAGCAGAAGCTCGCCCTTGCCGGAGGTCACGACCTTCCGGATGAGGCTGAGGCTTGCGCCCCGCTTCTCGTCGTCGATGCCCTCGCCACGCCGCACCGCGAAGTTGATGTCAGCGGTCTCCGGGTCGACCAGCGCAATGGCGCCGCGCTCGGCCTTGGTGAGCTCGATGAGCTGGTCCATCACGATCTGGAGCACCTCTTCGAGGTGCAGCGACGCGTTGATGGACGACATGATGCGCAGCAGGTTCTCTGCGCGGGACTGTGCAGCCTGGGCGGGATCGGTGGGAGGCATTAAACGTTCTTCGCTCTCGGACGCGGTGGTGCCTCTACTCGGCAGGCGGGAAGACGCTGAGGTAGAGCACGCGACCCTCTTTCACGGCAAGGCCCGCGCCACGCGCGCGCCAGGCGACCATGGCTTCGAAGTAGCCGTCGGCGCCCAGCTCGCGTGTCTCGTCCGGGGCGCCCCACACGTCGATGATGGCGGTCACCTCGGTGCCGGCCGTGAACCCTTCCTCGGTGTGATAGTTCGCTTCGCCCGTGGTGGCGTCGACCAGCCGACCCTCGCTGTCGAGCTCGACGGCCACGCCTGTGCTGATGCTCCAGTCGGAGAGGGTGGCATTCGAGTCGGTGGGCAGGAAATCCCCAGGGCGCTGGCCCAGCATGAACCCTCCGATGCGCTCCCCCGGGACCACGAGGTCGTCGCCCCAGGTGCGCTTGTACAGGCCCTTCACCAGTCGCTCACCCCCATCGATCGGCGCACCGCGGTCTCGATGTCATCGACCATGCGGTCGGCCACGAGCTCAGCCGCCACGCGGCGACACAAGCGGTCTTCCTGCTCGGTCTTCTCACCGTCGGCCCACACCACCATCAGCAGGTTCTCGAGGAGCCCGGCGCGCTCGTCATCATTGCTGAACAGGTGGCGGATCTTCTCCCAGTCGGGCTTGCCCACGAGCTCGGTGGAGAGATCGGCCGACGACATCCCGGGGAGCACGAGGCTCTCTCGCAAGGCCTCGATGACCGAGCCTTCAACTGCGTCAGGAAGGCCGTCTGCGCGCGCCATCCAGCTCATGAGACCCAGCACGGTGCGCGAGCGGTCACGGATCTGGTGGTCGAGCTCGTCGAGCTCTGCGGGGGTGACGACCAGGTCATTGAAGACGAAGCGACCCGCGAGCGAGGCGGCGCTGATGAAGATGAAGTTCTGGGCGCCGAAGAACGGTCGGCCCGCTTGTGTGAGGAGCTGGAGGCGGCCACGACCGGTGAAGCGCGTGCCGATGTCGGCGGCCAGCATGTCGGCGTAGGCGCGCGCGCCCGCGCTGCCGGCGATCGCGGCGATGAGTCGTTCAGGCGTTCGGTGGCCGCCGTCGACCAGGGTCTTGCGCGTGGTCACATGCCCCATCGAGAGCCCAAAGGTGAGCAGCGTCCGGTCGATGACGTCGCGGTCATGGCTGTGCCCGTAGACGGCGGCCTGGTAGAGGATGGACTTCACCATGCGGTACACCACGAAGC
This window harbors:
- a CDS encoding GAF domain-containing protein, which codes for MPPTDPAQAAQSRAENLLRIMSSINASLHLEEVLQIVMDQLIELTKAERGAIALVDPETADINFAVRRGEGIDDEKRGASLSLIRKVVTSGKGELLLSAMDDPRYAQNQSVVLKGLRSVLCVPLVTRNNEILGVVWIDNKKEAGIFNREDLEMMTEFGRQAANALDHANKYTSLLAMKSNLDSVFESLSSGIVAVDTEGFITAFNQSSERIFALERNAVLRRPIREALHGRAPEVFSGLMEEAMQTGAPVLGRSHSGHFAGAGQIELTLNAAPMKTSEGEQIGATLIIDDISEKQALRKERDVEAAERQRLRVTLGRLVSEDVAEMAEREEDALAQGGRIRTVSCLFVDIVGFTTRCEHLPPDRVITLLNRYFSEMCEVVGRNQGTVKQFVGDEIMVLFNAAKETPDHPQLALWTAIEMVDRLQEMKALDPTGEDGFYDVKIGLHTGPVVYGAVGARDRMEFAAVGDTVNLTSRVMGLNPRLTSRILISEDLYFEVYRRASRGIEFISHGPQQVRGRNQAIKVYEVRSTRWA